The following are from one region of the Paenibacillus sp. JZ16 genome:
- the recN gene encoding DNA repair protein RecN yields the protein MLNTLSIRNLAVVESVDVHFYPGFHVLTGETGAGKSIIIDALGLIAGGRGSAELIRYGCDKAEIEALFELPAQHPVWETLKKLGVEADPEEHLLIRRELTSQGKSTSRINGQLLNLSMLREVGEKLINIHGQHEHQSLLRSEQHMSLLDTYGDKVIGPAKRKYQELYGEFSKVERELRDLQETSQKAYQMLDMYRFQLEEIAAAELKSGEDEELSEERTKLSHSEKMMDSVAGAYDLLYGSSGLESVSRALSRLEDVSGYDEKGLKPLVEQLQSAYYQLEDAVFQLRDYRDSIEFNPERLNEIELRLDMISGLRRKYGDNVEQILEYYVRIQQETDMLENKDEFIQAMEQRRDELLSVLLVSAKELSIARKQCAQDLARQVEGELKDLQMERTSLEVRMELQLDPNGYEYEGHKVRLTRQGMDTAEFLISANPGEPLRPLAKIASGGEMSRIMLAMKSIFARHDQIPVLIFDEVDTGVSGRAAQSIAEKLFLLAKTCQVFSITHLPQVACMADHQYLIEKKLEASRTMTQVENLTEEGRVKELARMLGGVEITQKTLHHAQEMLNLAAAQKASRTALGQ from the coding sequence ATGTTAAACACGCTATCCATTCGGAATCTTGCGGTTGTAGAAAGCGTGGATGTGCATTTTTATCCGGGATTTCACGTACTGACGGGGGAAACCGGAGCAGGTAAGTCCATCATTATCGATGCGCTGGGATTAATTGCCGGCGGCCGCGGCTCGGCTGAGCTGATTCGCTACGGGTGCGACAAAGCGGAGATTGAGGCTCTGTTTGAGCTGCCTGCGCAGCATCCCGTATGGGAAACACTGAAGAAGCTGGGTGTTGAAGCGGATCCGGAAGAGCATTTATTGATTCGGAGAGAACTGACATCTCAAGGGAAAAGCACGTCGCGTATTAACGGACAGCTGCTGAATTTAAGCATGCTGCGTGAAGTTGGAGAAAAGCTCATCAATATTCATGGCCAGCATGAGCATCAAAGCTTGCTGCGTTCAGAGCAGCATATGAGTCTTCTGGACACATACGGAGATAAGGTCATCGGGCCTGCCAAACGGAAATATCAAGAATTGTACGGCGAATTCAGCAAAGTGGAGCGGGAGCTCAGGGACCTGCAGGAGACCAGCCAGAAGGCGTATCAAATGCTGGATATGTATCGGTTTCAGCTCGAGGAGATCGCGGCTGCGGAGCTAAAATCCGGTGAGGATGAGGAATTGTCCGAAGAAAGAACCAAGCTGTCCCACAGCGAGAAGATGATGGATTCCGTTGCCGGAGCATACGACCTATTGTACGGATCTTCGGGTCTGGAATCCGTCAGCCGTGCCCTATCCAGATTGGAGGATGTGTCCGGCTACGATGAGAAGGGGTTAAAGCCGCTTGTTGAGCAGCTGCAATCCGCGTATTATCAGCTGGAGGATGCGGTTTTCCAGCTGAGGGATTATCGCGACAGCATTGAATTCAATCCGGAACGGCTGAATGAAATTGAACTTCGTTTAGATATGATCTCCGGATTGCGACGAAAATATGGGGATAATGTTGAGCAAATTCTGGAATACTACGTGAGAATTCAGCAGGAAACCGATATGCTGGAGAATAAGGACGAGTTTATACAAGCGATGGAACAGCGCCGTGACGAGTTGTTAAGCGTGCTGCTGGTTAGCGCGAAAGAGCTTAGTATTGCCCGCAAGCAATGTGCGCAAGATTTAGCACGGCAGGTGGAGGGAGAACTAAAGGATCTTCAAATGGAACGCACCTCGCTTGAGGTTCGCATGGAACTGCAGCTGGATCCTAACGGTTACGAATATGAAGGACATAAAGTAAGGTTGACCAGACAAGGTATGGATACGGCCGAATTCCTCATATCCGCCAATCCGGGTGAACCTCTGCGTCCGCTTGCCAAAATTGCTTCGGGTGGAGAAATGTCCAGAATTATGCTGGCGATGAAGAGTATATTTGCCCGTCATGATCAAATACCGGTCTTAATCTTTGATGAAGTCGACACAGGTGTCAGTGGAAGGGCTGCCCAATCGATTGCGGAGAAGCTGTTTTTGCTGGCTAAAACCTGTCAGGTGTTCTCCATAACGCATTTACCGCAGGTCGCTTGCATGGCGGATCATCAGTATTTAATCGAGAAGAAGCTGGAAGCCTCCAGAACGATGACGCAAGTAGAAAACCTGACTGAAGAGGGGCGTGTAAAAGAGCTTGCACGAATGCTTGGCGGAGTCGAGATCACTCAAAAGACACTTCATCATGCCCAAGAAATGCTCAATCTGGCGGCAGCGCAAAAGGCTTCCAGAACGGCTCTGGGTCAATGA
- the folD gene encoding bifunctional methylenetetrahydrofolate dehydrogenase/methenyltetrahydrofolate cyclohydrolase FolD — MTAATIISGKQISEEIRKGIALEVEQLSKQNVRPGLAVVLVGDDPASHVYVRNKEKACQDLGFYSEVHRLSAESSQEEVLALVDKLNAQESIHGILVQLPLPKHIHEKAVIDAIAVEKDVDGFHPVNVGNLVIGDDSLLPCTPAGVIEMIKRTGIEIAGKHAVVIGRSNIVGKPVSLLLQRENATVTMCHSRTGNMAEIARQADILVVAIGRANMIDASYVKPGAVVIDVGMNRLENGKLAGDVDFESVKEVSGPITPVPGGVGPMTITMLMQNTLIAAKRLNGLS, encoded by the coding sequence ATGACAGCAGCAACGATAATTAGCGGAAAACAGATTTCTGAAGAAATTCGCAAGGGGATTGCGTTAGAAGTAGAACAATTGTCCAAGCAGAATGTACGTCCTGGTTTGGCTGTTGTACTTGTAGGTGATGATCCGGCTTCGCATGTTTACGTTCGCAACAAGGAGAAGGCATGTCAGGATCTGGGCTTTTATTCCGAGGTGCACCGTCTTTCCGCGGAATCCAGCCAGGAAGAAGTGCTGGCGCTCGTGGACAAGCTTAACGCACAGGAATCCATTCACGGAATTTTGGTCCAGCTCCCATTGCCAAAGCACATCCATGAGAAGGCCGTCATTGATGCGATCGCAGTGGAAAAGGACGTGGACGGTTTCCATCCAGTTAATGTGGGTAACCTCGTAATAGGCGATGACAGTCTGCTGCCATGCACGCCTGCCGGCGTGATTGAAATGATCAAGCGGACAGGCATCGAGATTGCAGGCAAGCATGCGGTTGTAATCGGGAGATCCAACATCGTTGGCAAACCGGTATCACTTCTCCTCCAGCGCGAGAACGCCACCGTTACGATGTGTCACTCTCGCACGGGGAATATGGCTGAAATCGCTCGCCAAGCGGATATCCTGGTCGTTGCAATTGGCAGAGCGAATATGATTGATGCCAGTTATGTGAAGCCGGGTGCTGTTGTAATTGATGTCGGCATGAACCGTTTGGAGAACGGGAAGCTTGCCGGGGACGTGGACTTTGAGAGCGTGAAGGAAGTGTCCGGTCCGATTACTCCGGTTCCTGGAGGCGTGGGCCCTATGACCATCACGATGCTCATGCAGAATACCTTGATAGCCGCCAAAAGGCTCAATGGGTTGAGCTGA
- a CDS encoding polyprenyl synthetase family protein produces MNEIWDRLDSELTNLFPPGWKVPETLRQSMSYSLMAGGKRMRPLLVIAACEAGGGNRYAALPVACAVEMVHTYSLIHDDLPAMDDDDYRRGKPTNHKVFGEASAILAGDALLTHAFYSVIQAARKHGVPAERVLSIVEDLAEYAGPRGMVGGQVADMEGEQGITTLEQLEYIHLHKTSDLIMFSLMAGGHIAGCSESQIESLRTFGHHIGLAFQIQDDILDLVGDESKLGKPVQSDVKQEKVTYPYFIGLDASRREVERLTAEAKRVISEGNFNDPSRLLEIADFLMARDH; encoded by the coding sequence ATGAATGAGATTTGGGACAGACTGGATAGCGAGTTAACAAATCTTTTTCCGCCAGGTTGGAAAGTTCCTGAAACCCTTCGCCAGTCCATGTCGTATTCTTTAATGGCAGGCGGCAAGCGAATGCGTCCGCTGCTTGTCATTGCGGCATGCGAGGCCGGAGGCGGCAACCGTTATGCTGCTCTTCCAGTCGCTTGCGCCGTTGAGATGGTCCATACATATTCCCTTATCCACGACGATCTTCCAGCGATGGATGATGACGATTATCGCCGCGGCAAGCCAACGAATCATAAGGTTTTTGGCGAAGCGAGCGCTATTTTGGCCGGCGATGCCTTGCTGACGCATGCCTTTTACAGCGTAATCCAGGCTGCCAGAAAGCATGGTGTTCCAGCTGAGCGCGTGCTGTCGATTGTGGAGGATCTTGCGGAGTATGCAGGTCCGCGGGGGATGGTAGGCGGTCAGGTTGCCGATATGGAGGGTGAACAAGGGATAACGACGCTAGAGCAGCTTGAGTATATTCACCTGCATAAGACGAGTGATCTGATTATGTTCTCGCTTATGGCCGGCGGGCATATTGCCGGGTGCTCGGAATCCCAGATTGAATCCTTGCGAACCTTCGGGCATCATATCGGCCTTGCTTTTCAGATTCAAGATGATATCCTGGATCTGGTCGGGGATGAGTCCAAGCTTGGGAAGCCGGTACAAAGCGATGTGAAACAGGAAAAAGTAACGTATCCGTACTTCATCGGTTTGGACGCATCAAGGCGTGAAGTTGAGCGCCTGACAGCAGAAGCCAAGCGGGTCATTTCCGAAGGGAATTTCAATGATCCCTCCAGATTGCTGGAGATCGCCGATTTCCTGATGGCTCGGGATCACTAA
- the spoIVB gene encoding SpoIVB peptidase — protein MKPNLRRKLLGFVLAFLLCFIGTADPVQSFASLPNELRLISGQQSRLDVAMPVQALASVDRPDVLQLNGSRESKLQVSLKHPLQLNPQQSGNAEVTLKLFGKIPLKTVHVKVIPELKVIPGGQTIGVKVKSSGILVVGHHLVRVQNGAKVSPGEAAGLKVGDLLTTMDGMPLNDVTKVADIVEKAGKANKPLDISFKRGGKVMATKLSPAYDQEDQSWRLGLYIRDSAAGVGTLTFYAPHQKVYGALGHVITDMNTQTPIDVGSGQIVQSNVTSISRSEEGEPGEKRATFTKDGKILGNVERNTHFGIFGKMNNLPEHGLYQEPIPVALSHEVKEGPAEILTVVEGQDVERFTVEIVHVSKQDAPATKGLVLRITDPRLLKKTGGIVQGMSGSPIVQDGKLIGAVTHVFVNDPKSGYGCFIEWMLQDSGILQSTESTPQNLKAG, from the coding sequence TTGAAGCCCAACCTCAGGAGAAAACTGCTCGGTTTCGTTCTTGCTTTCCTTCTTTGTTTCATTGGAACCGCTGATCCAGTCCAGTCTTTTGCTTCATTGCCTAATGAGCTGAGATTGATTTCCGGTCAGCAGTCCCGCCTTGATGTAGCCATGCCAGTTCAAGCCCTCGCTTCAGTTGATCGCCCGGATGTCCTGCAGCTTAACGGCTCCCGCGAGTCAAAACTTCAAGTATCGCTAAAGCATCCACTGCAGCTGAACCCCCAGCAAAGCGGAAATGCGGAAGTAACCCTGAAATTATTTGGTAAAATTCCTCTGAAGACAGTTCATGTGAAGGTGATCCCGGAGCTCAAGGTCATTCCTGGAGGCCAAACCATCGGTGTCAAAGTGAAATCCTCCGGTATACTGGTCGTTGGACATCATCTGGTACGCGTTCAAAACGGTGCTAAAGTGTCTCCTGGAGAAGCAGCTGGCTTGAAGGTTGGCGATCTGCTGACCACGATGGATGGAATGCCGCTTAATGATGTGACTAAGGTTGCTGATATCGTCGAGAAGGCTGGTAAAGCTAATAAGCCACTGGATATCTCCTTTAAGCGGGGCGGCAAAGTAATGGCAACAAAACTGAGTCCAGCATATGATCAAGAAGATCAAAGCTGGCGTCTTGGTCTGTATATCCGTGATTCTGCAGCAGGGGTAGGAACCTTAACTTTCTATGCGCCTCATCAGAAAGTTTATGGAGCTTTAGGCCATGTTATCACCGATATGAATACTCAAACACCCATTGATGTCGGAAGCGGACAGATTGTTCAGTCCAACGTTACATCCATTAGTCGAAGTGAAGAAGGCGAGCCGGGGGAAAAACGGGCCACCTTCACAAAAGACGGCAAGATTTTGGGCAATGTCGAGCGCAATACCCATTTTGGCATCTTCGGTAAAATGAATAATCTTCCTGAACACGGTCTGTATCAGGAGCCCATTCCCGTAGCCTTATCCCATGAGGTCAAGGAAGGACCGGCAGAGATTTTAACTGTCGTTGAAGGGCAGGATGTTGAACGCTTTACAGTGGAGATTGTTCATGTGTCCAAGCAGGATGCTCCTGCAACGAAAGGGCTTGTGCTTCGTATCACCGACCCGAGATTGCTTAAGAAGACAGGCGGGATCGTACAAGGCATGAGCGGTAGTCCGATCGTTCAGGATGGCAAGCTGATTGGAGCGGTAACGCACGTTTTTGTTAATGATCCTAAATCGGGGTATGGATGCTTTATTGAATGGATGCTTCAGGACTCTGGCATACTACAATCTACAGAATCAACTCCTCAAAATCTTAAGGCAGGTTAA
- the spo0A gene encoding sporulation transcription factor Spo0A yields MQKIEVLLADDNREFTNLLGEYISDQQDMVVSGIAYNGEEVLSMIEESGKVPDVLILDIIMPHLDGLGVLERLRDMNLSPQPKVIMLTAFGQENITQRAVQLGASYYILKPFDMEVLASRIRQLVGSSSSISSGASFTSMKSNVVPMGKGKNLDANITSIIHEIGVPAHIKGYQYLREAITMVYNNIEILGAITKTLYPAIAEKFKTTPSRVERAIRHAIEVAWTRGNIDSISHLFGYTINISKSKPTNSEFIAMVADKLRIEHKVS; encoded by the coding sequence TTGCAAAAGATCGAGGTATTATTGGCAGACGACAACCGTGAGTTTACAAACCTGCTTGGTGAATACATTTCGGATCAACAAGATATGGTGGTTTCCGGAATCGCTTATAACGGCGAAGAAGTACTGAGCATGATTGAGGAATCGGGAAAAGTACCGGATGTGCTGATCCTTGATATTATTATGCCTCATTTGGACGGCCTTGGCGTACTTGAGCGATTACGCGATATGAATTTGTCTCCGCAGCCGAAAGTCATTATGCTTACGGCATTTGGTCAGGAAAATATTACGCAGCGAGCCGTACAATTGGGAGCTTCCTATTATATTTTGAAGCCGTTTGATATGGAGGTGCTCGCCAGCCGTATTCGTCAACTCGTTGGCTCGTCCAGCAGCATTTCGTCAGGCGCTTCATTTACAAGTATGAAATCCAATGTGGTTCCCATGGGCAAAGGCAAAAATCTGGACGCGAATATCACTTCGATTATCCATGAGATTGGTGTCCCTGCTCATATCAAGGGTTACCAATATTTGCGTGAAGCCATTACGATGGTATACAACAATATCGAAATTCTTGGTGCGATCACCAAAACGTTGTATCCGGCAATCGCAGAGAAATTCAAAACAACGCCTTCCCGCGTGGAACGTGCGATCCGTCATGCAATCGAAGTGGCCTGGACACGCGGTAACATCGACAGCATCTCGCATCTGTTCGGCTACACCATCAACATCAGCAAATCCAAGCCAACCAACAGCGAGTTTATCGCGATGGTCGCTGACAAGCTGAGAATTGAGCATAAGGTATCTTGA
- the xseA gene encoding exodeoxyribonuclease VII large subunit, with protein sequence MKSADPGRVLSVKDLNRYIRMKMEGDSRLSDVWIRGEISNFTHHSSGHMYFTLKDEGSRIRAIMFATHNQRLPFIPKEGSRVIARGNVSVYERDGQYQFYAVQMQPDGIGSLYLAYEQLKSKLEEEGLFAAERKRPLPRYPKTIGVITSPTGAAVRDIMITIRRRYPQARAILYPVLVQGKGAAPSIVKGIRTMNDMAEADVLIVGRGGGSLEELWAFNEEIVARAIYQSDIPVISAVGHETDFTIADFVADVRAATPTAAAELAVPSSAELRGQLVQRQRQLNQGLQQRLQRSRERLFSLQRSPVLVHPRRYMLQHAERLDMLSQRLQGNLKSRLSLVRQRQKSLHQGLIRYNPRTQAEFAARRKDQANRQLMNAMQSIMKSKVSQLQTEMRHLDALSPLKIMSRGYSLVYDEAEQKLVKSIEDVQLGDLVNVRVSDGQLQCQVWGMKEDEENGE encoded by the coding sequence ATGAAGTCGGCAGATCCAGGACGAGTATTATCCGTTAAGGATTTAAACCGTTATATCCGCATGAAAATGGAAGGCGATTCGAGGCTCTCCGACGTATGGATCCGCGGTGAAATTTCGAATTTCACCCATCACTCCAGCGGACATATGTACTTTACCTTAAAGGATGAAGGCAGCCGGATTCGTGCGATCATGTTTGCGACTCATAACCAGAGGCTCCCTTTTATACCGAAGGAAGGCTCGCGCGTCATTGCCCGGGGCAATGTGTCGGTATATGAACGAGATGGTCAATATCAATTCTATGCGGTTCAAATGCAGCCCGACGGGATCGGCAGTTTGTACCTTGCTTATGAACAGCTGAAGTCGAAGCTGGAGGAAGAGGGCTTGTTTGCAGCCGAGCGCAAGCGGCCTCTGCCGCGTTATCCCAAGACAATTGGTGTTATTACCTCGCCGACGGGTGCCGCGGTTCGGGATATTATGATTACGATCCGGAGACGGTACCCACAGGCGAGAGCCATTCTTTATCCGGTGCTGGTTCAAGGCAAAGGGGCTGCTCCTTCGATCGTGAAGGGTATTCGGACGATGAATGACATGGCTGAGGCGGATGTGCTCATCGTTGGGCGCGGCGGCGGATCACTGGAAGAGCTGTGGGCGTTTAATGAGGAGATCGTTGCAAGAGCTATTTATCAATCCGATATTCCCGTCATTTCGGCCGTTGGACACGAAACGGATTTTACGATCGCCGATTTTGTTGCAGATGTACGAGCCGCAACGCCGACGGCCGCCGCTGAACTTGCGGTACCGAGCAGCGCGGAACTGAGAGGGCAGCTTGTTCAAAGACAGCGTCAGCTGAACCAGGGACTTCAGCAGCGTCTTCAGCGGAGTCGTGAACGTTTATTTTCGCTCCAGCGTTCCCCGGTTCTGGTTCATCCCCGCCGGTATATGCTTCAACATGCCGAACGTTTGGACATGCTGTCCCAGCGGCTGCAGGGGAACCTCAAATCCCGGCTATCCCTGGTCCGCCAGCGACAAAAATCACTGCATCAGGGATTAATCCGGTATAATCCGCGAACCCAAGCGGAGTTTGCCGCGAGAAGAAAAGATCAGGCCAACCGGCAGTTAATGAATGCGATGCAGTCGATCATGAAATCCAAGGTATCTCAGCTGCAAACCGAAATGAGGCATCTCGATGCGCTCAGTCCGCTGAAAATTATGTCCAGAGGATATAGCCTCGTGTACGACGAGGCAGAACAAAAGCTTGTCAAATCCATCGAAGATGTTCAGTTAGGCGATTTGGTTAACGTGAGGGTCAGCGACGGACAGCTGCAGTGTCAAGTGTGGGGAATGAAGGAGGATGAAGAGAATGGCGAATGA
- the xseB gene encoding exodeoxyribonuclease VII small subunit: MANETLEISFEEAMAQLETIVEQLEDGDVPLEKAIDLFQQGMKLSQMCSKKLEQVEQKIEMIVEEGGELKRKPFGGTLDETGELGE; this comes from the coding sequence ATGGCGAATGAAACATTGGAGATCAGCTTTGAAGAAGCGATGGCGCAGCTCGAGACGATTGTAGAGCAGTTGGAAGATGGAGATGTGCCGCTGGAAAAAGCAATCGATTTATTTCAACAGGGCATGAAGCTGTCGCAGATGTGCAGCAAAAAGCTGGAGCAGGTTGAGCAAAAAATCGAAATGATCGTGGAAGAGGGCGGAGAACTGAAGCGTAAGCCTTTTGGCGGGACGCTGGATGAGACAGGTGAACTGGGTGAATAA
- a CDS encoding TlyA family RNA methyltransferase, with amino-acid sequence MDSSQKERIDVLLVEQGYYESREKAKAAIMAGLVYAGTERIEKAGMKIPRTSELKVKGSVHPYVSRGGLKLEKAIRSFDIDMKGRAMLDIGSSTGGFTDCALQHGASYVYAIDVGYNQLDWSLRNDERVCVMERTNFRYMTPDDLNGPQPDFASIDVSFISLRIILPPLKMLLGKPGDVAALIKPQFEAGREKVGKSGVVRDPKVHREVLTQVLTFADEIGFKLKNLTFSPITGGEGNIEFLAHWRLEPEVSESSEEPTQADGQEPVHLSQWIDTVVTQAAHTFTGNSSK; translated from the coding sequence ATGGATTCATCTCAGAAAGAACGAATTGATGTCCTGCTCGTGGAGCAGGGATATTATGAGAGTCGCGAAAAAGCCAAGGCCGCGATTATGGCGGGTCTGGTCTATGCCGGAACCGAGCGGATCGAGAAAGCCGGCATGAAAATTCCGAGGACGTCCGAATTGAAAGTCAAAGGCTCGGTTCATCCCTATGTCAGCCGTGGAGGATTAAAGCTTGAGAAAGCGATTCGTTCATTCGACATCGATATGAAGGGGCGCGCGATGCTGGATATCGGCTCTTCGACTGGAGGCTTCACGGATTGCGCGCTCCAGCACGGGGCAAGTTATGTGTATGCGATCGACGTCGGTTATAACCAGTTGGATTGGTCGCTGCGTAACGATGAACGCGTGTGTGTCATGGAGCGAACCAATTTCCGCTATATGACACCGGATGACCTGAATGGCCCTCAGCCTGATTTTGCCAGCATTGACGTCTCGTTTATATCCCTTCGCATCATTTTACCGCCTTTGAAGATGCTCCTGGGTAAACCAGGAGATGTAGCTGCTCTGATCAAGCCTCAATTTGAGGCAGGGCGGGAGAAGGTGGGTAAGTCCGGCGTGGTTCGTGATCCGAAGGTTCACAGGGAAGTCTTGACGCAAGTGCTGACTTTTGCGGATGAAATTGGGTTCAAATTAAAAAACCTGACATTCTCTCCGATTACGGGTGGAGAAGGCAATATAGAATTCCTGGCCCACTGGCGATTAGAGCCGGAGGTTTCTGAAAGCTCGGAAGAACCGACTCAAGCAGATGGACAAGAACCTGTCCATTTGAGTCAATGGATTGATACCGTCGTAACGCAAGCGGCTCATACATTCACAGGAAACTCATCGAAATGA
- the ahrC gene encoding transcriptional regulator AhrC/ArgR: MKGQRHIKIRDIITHQDIETQDELVDALRAEGFQVTQATISRDIKELLLIKVPTDDGRYKYSMPTDQRYNPVQKLKRALVDNFVYIDRTGNLVVMKCLPGTANSVAVLLDNMEWTQIMGTICGDDTILLICRTEDDGEHVVTQIKNFIS, encoded by the coding sequence ATGAAGGGACAACGCCATATTAAAATCAGGGATATTATTACCCACCAGGATATTGAGACACAGGATGAGCTTGTGGACGCATTGCGTGCGGAAGGTTTTCAGGTCACTCAAGCTACGATTTCACGTGATATCAAAGAACTGCTGCTCATTAAGGTGCCTACAGATGATGGGCGATATAAATACTCCATGCCGACAGATCAGCGTTATAACCCTGTACAGAAGCTCAAAAGAGCGCTTGTCGATAATTTTGTTTACATTGACCGTACCGGTAATCTTGTCGTCATGAAATGCTTGCCTGGAACAGCTAATTCCGTTGCCGTGCTGCTCGATAATATGGAGTGGACCCAGATCATGGGGACCATTTGCGGCGATGACACGATATTGCTGATTTGCCGAACGGAAGATGACGGAGAACATGTGGTTACCCAAATCAAAAATTTCATTTCGTAA
- the dxs gene encoding 1-deoxy-D-xylulose-5-phosphate synthase, translated as MLLPNIKHPEQLKHLSVDELEDLAGQIRHFLIEKLSVTGGHLAPNLGVVELTLALHYCFDSPRDKIIFDVGHQAYVHKILTGRMDKFDTLRKYKGLCGFVKRSESEHDVWEAGHSSTSLSAAMGMAMARDLKGENNRVIALIGDGALTGGMAFEALNHIGHEQKKLMVILNDNEMSIAPNVGAMHNYLSKIRSDRYYLRAKDEVEMLLKKIPAIGGKLAKTAEKMKDSLKYMMVPGVLFEELGFTYLGPVDGHDLNKLIDTLKQADNVDGPVLIHAVTTKGKGYRPAESDSHKWHGITPYKIESGQVLKAVGNPMYTEVFGQTLVELGEQDERIVAVTPAMPGGSGLIPFSKKFPDRMIDVGIAEQHAATLCAALAMEGMKPVFAVYSTFMQRAYDQIVHDICRHNANVMFAIDRAGFVGADGETHQGVYDVAFMRHIPNIVIMMPKDENELRHMMKTALDYNEGPIAYRYPRNNVRGVPMDTELVPIPIGTWEVVRPGEGYAILASGPMVQLAEEAAEQLKREGITVEVVNARFLKPLDGGMLRNLAETGTSMLVLEEVSQAGSMGSAVLEFFAEQGIHDAVVSLMGIEDRFIEHGSIPQQREEVGLTLESVCQEIRSLKNARTAGLGKRSFMS; from the coding sequence GTGCTTCTTCCAAATATCAAGCATCCCGAACAACTTAAACATCTATCGGTGGACGAACTCGAGGATTTAGCAGGACAAATCCGTCATTTTCTAATCGAAAAGCTGTCCGTTACCGGTGGCCATCTTGCACCGAATCTGGGAGTGGTTGAACTCACGCTGGCCTTGCACTATTGCTTTGACAGCCCTCGTGACAAGATCATATTTGACGTGGGCCATCAAGCCTATGTACACAAGATATTGACCGGACGAATGGATAAATTTGATACGCTCCGTAAATACAAAGGCTTGTGCGGCTTCGTAAAGCGTTCCGAAAGCGAGCATGATGTCTGGGAAGCCGGGCACAGCAGCACCTCGCTGTCTGCCGCAATGGGTATGGCGATGGCGCGTGATTTGAAAGGTGAGAACAACCGGGTGATCGCCTTGATCGGTGACGGTGCCCTTACCGGCGGCATGGCGTTTGAAGCGCTCAACCATATTGGCCATGAGCAGAAAAAGCTGATGGTCATCCTGAATGACAATGAAATGTCGATTGCACCGAATGTGGGTGCCATGCATAACTACTTAAGCAAGATCCGATCTGATCGTTATTATCTTCGTGCTAAGGACGAAGTGGAAATGCTCCTGAAGAAAATTCCTGCTATCGGCGGCAAACTGGCCAAGACGGCAGAGAAGATGAAGGACAGCCTTAAATATATGATGGTTCCCGGCGTTTTATTCGAGGAACTCGGATTTACCTATCTGGGCCCTGTAGACGGACATGATCTGAACAAACTGATCGATACGTTAAAGCAGGCCGACAATGTGGATGGACCCGTTCTGATTCATGCCGTAACAACCAAAGGCAAGGGATACCGACCGGCTGAATCCGATTCTCATAAATGGCATGGGATCACGCCTTATAAGATTGAATCCGGCCAAGTCCTTAAAGCGGTAGGAAATCCGATGTACACGGAAGTATTCGGACAGACGCTGGTTGAGCTGGGGGAACAGGACGAGCGAATCGTGGCCGTTACGCCGGCGATGCCGGGCGGCTCCGGCTTGATCCCGTTCAGCAAGAAATTCCCTGATCGTATGATCGATGTGGGGATTGCCGAGCAGCACGCCGCGACCTTGTGCGCAGCATTGGCAATGGAAGGCATGAAGCCTGTATTTGCGGTGTATTCCACGTTTATGCAGCGTGCGTACGACCAAATCGTGCATGATATTTGCCGCCATAACGCCAACGTGATGTTTGCGATTGACCGTGCCGGCTTTGTCGGTGCAGATGGCGAAACCCATCAAGGGGTATACGATGTAGCCTTCATGCGTCATATCCCGAATATCGTCATTATGATGCCAAAAGACGAGAACGAGCTTCGTCATATGATGAAAACAGCGCTCGATTATAATGAGGGACCTATCGCTTACCGATACCCCCGGAACAATGTGCGCGGCGTTCCAATGGACACCGAACTGGTGCCGATTCCTATCGGGACTTGGGAAGTCGTTCGTCCTGGCGAAGGATACGCGATTCTGGCATCCGGTCCTATGGTTCAGTTGGCCGAGGAAGCTGCGGAGCAGCTCAAGCGGGAAGGCATTACGGTGGAAGTCGTAAATGCCCGATTCCTTAAACCGCTTGATGGAGGCATGCTGCGGAATCTGGCAGAGACGGGGACATCCATGCTGGTTCTGGAGGAAGTTTCGCAAGCAGGTAGTATGGGCAGCGCGGTTCTGGAGTTCTTTGCGGAGCAGGGAATCCATGATGCGGTCGTATCTTTAATGGGGATCGAAGACCGGTTTATCGAGCATGGCAGCATACCGCAGCAGCGCGAAGAAGTAGGGCTGACATTGGAATCGGTTTGTCAGGAGATCCGGAGCTTGAAGAATGCCCGGACAGCCGGGCTCGGCAAGAGAAGTTTTATGTCTTAG